One Panicum virgatum strain AP13 chromosome 3N, P.virgatum_v5, whole genome shotgun sequence DNA segment encodes these proteins:
- the LOC120667718 gene encoding uncharacterized protein LOC120667718, which yields MVGPLKKAPEGFTHLLVAIDKFAKWIEAKPITTIDSKEAVKFFLEIDYRFDVPNSITDNGTNFTGHYFQEFAEGYGIRIDWASVGNLRTNGQVERANSLILQGLKPHIFYMLKKFAGRWVEELPAVLWSLRTTPNRSTRLTPFFLTYGSEAVLHSDLDYGAPRVKDFDPETAAEAQRDAMKVLEEARLPTLHRSARYQQTLRRYHKWRIRERMLQVANLVLRWVMSTKDKHKLSLPWEGPYSIT from the coding sequence ATGGTCGGGCCACTCAAGAAGGCACCAGAAGGGTTCACCCACTTACTTGTCGCAATCGACAAGTTTGCAAAATGGATAGAAGCAAAACCGATAACCACGATCGACTCAAAGGAGGCCGTCAAGTTCTTCCTGGAAATCGATTACAGATTCGACGTGCCCAACtccatcaccgacaacgggacCAACTTCACAGGTCACTACTTCCAAGAGTTCGCGGAAGGATATGGGATCCGGATCGACTGGGCATCGGTCGGAAACCTGCGCACAAACGGGCAAGTAGAAAGAGCTAACAGCCTAATCCTCCAAGGGCTCAAACCGCACATTTTTTACATGCTCAAAAAGTTCGCGGGTCGTTGGGTGGAAGAGCTGCCGGCAGTGCTCTGGAGCTTGCGAACCACACCTAACCGGTCCACAAGACTAACACCTTTCTTCCTAACATACGGCTCCGAGGCCGTGCTGCATTCCGATCTGGACTATGGTGCACCAAGAGTCAAAGATTTTGACCCAGAAACGGCAGCCGAAGCCCAGAGGGATGCCATGAAAGTCTTAGAGGAAGCAAGGCTACCAACGCTACACCGATCAGCCCGCTACCAACAAACTTTACGCAGGTACCACAAGTGGCGCATCCGGGAGAGGATGCTGCAGGTCGCAAATCTGGTCCTGCGATGGGTCATGTCGACGAAGGACAAGCACAAACTCTCGCTGCCATGGGAAGGCCCCTACAGCATCACATAG